In Candidatus Cybelea sp., one genomic interval encodes:
- a CDS encoding amylo-alpha-1,6-glucosidase, whose translation MEVGSLPSFTTTESNLGMGASLGNSALWILTKGTGQIERVFLNDAAQSLIGTIGVQYGSRSKPLGSLGFSDTGEPSDVQESPSYTQLFADVGKRVFELHPAYQRVRYTLKSVIDIVETTFLPLGSAKPGHEDPPLVYIIVDVINRDTILHHARVIGSAMLSGSTPADVQTRFEARANALVSINKSRPQWVRIFGLSEPPTRYGCDFDYGGTYDATYLHNVRNNLDAVGAVLGRLQLDLALEPNKPRRFCFVAGAYAHGDVDALRNYLTREEPHAALERSIKHLAQVLRHGRVLTPDPVINNGALWSKVNMRRVMATYPTACGLTNDPGNYPNIVVRDSAWFVYGNDHFLPSFSRDLLDHIARRQYENGKLPEYFDAVTGHIEDDGLNINDDTPLFILAINHHFRSTGDSTWLQQMYPSVAKAARYIISQIDARGLVFCTAHDPRGDVWGIAGWRNIIPRYNINGAVTEINAECCAALRAASHLAENLGTFDQDRIAFGEASAGIRDAMDAHLINPKNGLYYLNVDVDGYARTDVTGDEVFPVIMRACSDETGFRIISRLNCPDFWTSAGLRTVSRLDPRYEPAAYSGLLGGVWPGLTWWYAFAAARYHPDVMVRALRSSFEHYGLEPRLYNTVPGQFS comes from the coding sequence ATGGAAGTGGGCTCGCTGCCGTCGTTCACGACTACGGAGTCAAACCTCGGCATGGGCGCGAGCCTCGGCAACAGCGCTCTGTGGATTCTCACTAAAGGTACGGGCCAGATCGAACGCGTCTTTCTCAATGACGCAGCGCAATCGTTGATTGGCACGATCGGGGTTCAATATGGTTCTCGTTCCAAACCGCTTGGCAGCTTAGGCTTTTCCGATACCGGCGAACCGTCAGATGTGCAGGAGTCCCCGAGCTATACACAGCTCTTTGCAGACGTCGGCAAACGCGTCTTTGAACTCCATCCCGCATATCAGCGCGTCAGATATACGCTCAAGAGCGTGATCGACATTGTGGAAACGACGTTCCTTCCACTCGGCAGCGCCAAGCCCGGGCACGAAGATCCTCCGCTGGTGTACATCATCGTCGACGTTATCAACCGCGACACGATCCTGCATCATGCTCGCGTCATCGGTTCTGCGATGCTGAGCGGCAGCACGCCGGCCGACGTACAGACGCGATTCGAAGCTAGAGCGAATGCGCTCGTCTCCATAAACAAGAGCCGTCCCCAGTGGGTTCGCATCTTCGGTCTCTCGGAACCGCCGACGCGATACGGGTGCGACTTCGACTACGGCGGAACGTACGACGCGACGTACCTGCATAACGTTCGCAACAACCTCGATGCCGTCGGCGCAGTCCTTGGCCGGCTCCAACTCGATCTCGCGCTGGAGCCGAATAAACCCCGCCGGTTCTGTTTTGTTGCCGGTGCCTACGCGCACGGTGACGTCGACGCGCTGCGGAACTATTTAACGCGCGAGGAGCCGCACGCGGCGCTCGAGCGGTCGATAAAGCACCTCGCGCAGGTTCTGCGCCACGGACGCGTGCTCACGCCTGATCCGGTGATCAATAATGGCGCGCTCTGGAGCAAAGTTAACATGCGCCGCGTGATGGCGACCTACCCGACAGCATGCGGGTTGACGAACGATCCAGGGAACTACCCGAACATCGTGGTTCGCGACTCGGCGTGGTTTGTGTATGGTAACGATCACTTTCTTCCGTCGTTCTCTCGCGATCTGCTCGACCACATCGCACGCCGCCAGTATGAGAATGGAAAGCTTCCGGAATACTTCGATGCGGTCACCGGTCACATCGAGGACGACGGACTGAACATCAACGACGACACGCCGTTATTCATCCTCGCAATCAATCACCATTTCCGCTCAACGGGCGATTCCACTTGGCTGCAGCAAATGTACCCGTCGGTCGCGAAGGCCGCGCGCTACATTATCTCCCAAATCGACGCTCGCGGACTGGTCTTCTGCACTGCGCACGATCCGCGCGGCGACGTTTGGGGCATCGCCGGGTGGCGCAACATCATTCCGCGCTACAACATCAACGGCGCGGTGACCGAGATCAACGCCGAGTGCTGCGCCGCGTTGCGCGCCGCCTCGCATTTGGCGGAGAATCTCGGCACCTTCGACCAGGATCGGATCGCCTTTGGGGAAGCATCCGCAGGTATTCGCGACGCGATGGACGCTCATCTCATTAATCCGAAGAATGGATTGTACTACCTCAACGTCGACGTCGATGGCTACGCACGAACGGACGTGACCGGGGATGAAGTATTCCCTGTTATCATGCGCGCGTGCAGCGATGAAACGGGGTTTCGCATCATCAGCCGGCTGAATTGCCCCGATTTTTGGACCTCAGCCGGATTGCGAACCGTCTCACGTTTGGACCCGCGATACGAGCCCGCTGCGTATTCGGGTCTGCTTGGCGGCGTCTGGCCCGGGCTAACGTGGTGGTATGCATTTGCTGCGGCGCGATACCATCCCGACGTTATGGTGCGCGCACTTCGCTCGTCGTTCGAGCATTACGGCCTCGAACCGCGCCTCTACAACACGGTGCCGGGCCAGTTCAGC